One stretch of Dissulfurimicrobium hydrothermale DNA includes these proteins:
- a CDS encoding HAD family hydrolase, whose translation MKKSVLFDMDGVILDSMSFHVRAWQDALAECGVSVPEEVIYLHEGAIEPKTAIDIFEKNGLRMDEEGFKGLFRRQMEIFNTHYRHMVRPYPEAPGLVKTLSSKGIRIALVTSSHKEIVENILPKEILGRIDHIVTGDSINRRKPFPDPYLAAVSGLGIHKQACLVVENAPAGIAAAKAASLHCVAITTTLSMEYLSQADKVLSSHVELEEYISEWTATN comes from the coding sequence ATGAAAAAGTCAGTCTTGTTTGATATGGACGGCGTAATACTTGACAGTATGTCATTTCATGTAAGGGCTTGGCAAGACGCCTTGGCCGAGTGCGGCGTTTCCGTACCTGAAGAAGTCATATATCTCCATGAGGGTGCCATAGAACCTAAAACGGCCATAGATATATTTGAAAAAAATGGACTCCGCATGGATGAAGAGGGTTTCAAGGGGCTTTTCAGGCGCCAAATGGAGATATTCAATACACATTACAGACATATGGTGCGTCCATATCCGGAGGCACCAGGCTTGGTTAAGACGCTTTCATCTAAGGGTATTCGAATAGCGCTTGTTACGAGCTCCCACAAAGAGATTGTCGAAAACATCCTGCCGAAGGAAATCCTGGGACGTATTGACCATATCGTAACTGGCGACAGCATCAATAGGCGCAAACCCTTTCCTGACCCATATCTTGCAGCCGTGTCAGGCCTCGGCATCCATAAACAGGCCTGCCTTGTGGTGGAAAACGCACCGGCAGGGATTGCGGCGGCAAAGGCTGCATCCCTCCACTGTGTAGCCATCACAACCACACTTTCAATGGAGTACCTCTCACAAGCCGATAAGGTCCTTTCGTCGCACGTAGAGCTTGAAGAATACATATCCGAATGGACGGCGACGAATTGA
- a CDS encoding KamA family radical SAM protein gives MDDTYRITAYGRRIKDMWPDATEKDWFDWRWQIANRIRDLDRLTTLLGLRADDLPLYGNLISTYRYAVTPYYLSLIDFSDPADPIKKQCLPDPKEITFRLPGSNEDPLAEQRYMPVSGLIHRYPDRALILLTNMCAMYCRHCNRKRLWAGHGERIIGEKALCRILSYIKTDSRIREVIISGGDPLLVSTDFLDELLGKIRKFTHVEVIRIGTRIPAVLPMRITNRLIDVISRHRPVWINTHFNHPRELTEEAVSACERILTAGIPVSNHTVLLRGINDSAQTIKTLCSALQRHMIRPYYLFHCDAVSGTDHFRTDIRRGIEIMDDLYGKLGGLAMPDYVVDLPDGGGKARIMPSHIVSIDDNMAVFKTFEGRLIHYLSPKGADDGTD, from the coding sequence ATGGATGACACCTATAGAATCACGGCGTACGGCCGCCGGATCAAAGACATGTGGCCAGACGCAACCGAGAAGGATTGGTTTGATTGGCGGTGGCAGATTGCAAATCGTATAAGGGATCTTGACAGATTAACGACACTCCTTGGTCTCAGGGCTGATGATCTCCCTCTTTACGGTAATCTCATCTCCACCTACAGATACGCTGTAACGCCGTATTACCTTTCACTGATCGATTTTTCCGATCCTGCGGATCCAATAAAAAAACAGTGTCTGCCGGATCCAAAAGAGATAACGTTCAGGCTCCCAGGCTCTAACGAAGATCCGCTCGCAGAGCAACGCTACATGCCTGTCTCTGGTCTCATACACAGATATCCTGACAGGGCACTCATCCTCCTTACGAACATGTGCGCCATGTACTGCCGACACTGCAACAGAAAGCGCCTGTGGGCAGGACATGGCGAAAGGATCATCGGGGAAAAGGCCCTTTGCCGCATCCTTTCCTACATCAAAACGGATTCCAGGATAAGGGAGGTTATCATCTCGGGAGGCGATCCTCTCCTGGTAAGCACGGATTTCCTTGATGAACTCCTTGGAAAGATAAGGAAATTTACTCACGTCGAGGTCATAAGGATAGGTACCCGCATACCAGCCGTGCTTCCAATGCGAATCACCAACAGGCTCATCGATGTCATTTCAAGACACAGGCCTGTTTGGATCAATACCCACTTCAATCACCCGCGCGAACTGACCGAAGAGGCTGTTTCAGCCTGTGAGAGGATCCTTACGGCCGGCATCCCGGTCTCAAATCATACGGTGCTCCTTAGGGGAATAAACGACTCCGCCCAGACTATTAAGACCCTCTGCAGTGCCCTTCAGAGGCATATGATAAGGCCATATTATCTCTTTCACTGCGACGCCGTATCAGGCACCGACCATTTCAGAACAGATATTCGAAGAGGTATAGAGATAATGGACGATCTATATGGCAAACTTGGCGGACTAGCCATGCCTGATTATGTAGTCGACCTGCCAGACGGAGGAGGAAAGGCCAGGATTATGCCCTCGCATATTGTCTCGATTGATGATAATATGGCCGTGTTCAAGACCTTTGAAGGGAGGCTCATACATTATCTCTCCCCGAAAGGGGCGGATGATGGGACAGATTAA
- a CDS encoding adenylosuccinate synthase, with translation MSSVVVVGTQWGDEGKGKIVDILTGHADVIVRFQGGNNAGHTLVVGGEKFIFHLIPSGILYEDKLCLIGNGVVLDPAVLIEELERLKDKGMDISTKRLRISQNAHIIMPYHRALDYAKEASKSHGKKIGTTGRGIGPCYEDKASRCGIRMADLVDSNVFREKLEENIREKNFILTEFLKASPLDAGAIYNEYMGYAERLVSFMDNISIVVDEARKAGKNILFEGAQGAQLDIDHGTYPFVTSSNTIAGSACTGTGIGPSKIDAVVGVCKAYTTRVGAGPFPTELNDDIGARLQKKGVEFGATTGRRRRCGWLDGVVLQDAVRLNGLDYLAITKLDVLSGIDPIKICTSYEVNGHRRLAMPVNINEIEAATPVYQGCKGWHEELKGARSLDDMPKAALDYIKTIEEIAGIPTMLVSVGPSREETILVKNPFERS, from the coding sequence ATGTCATCAGTTGTAGTTGTCGGGACCCAATGGGGTGACGAAGGTAAAGGCAAGATCGTAGATATACTTACCGGCCACGCGGATGTAATAGTAAGGTTTCAAGGCGGTAACAATGCAGGGCATACACTGGTGGTCGGCGGAGAAAAGTTTATATTTCATCTGATCCCATCAGGTATACTCTATGAAGACAAGCTTTGCCTCATTGGAAATGGTGTGGTCTTGGACCCGGCTGTCCTTATTGAAGAACTCGAAAGGCTGAAGGACAAGGGCATGGATATATCGACCAAAAGGCTCAGAATTAGCCAAAATGCCCATATTATTATGCCTTACCATAGGGCGCTCGACTATGCAAAAGAGGCTTCAAAATCTCACGGCAAGAAAATAGGTACCACAGGAAGGGGAATTGGCCCGTGCTACGAAGACAAGGCATCACGCTGCGGTATAAGAATGGCCGATCTTGTAGACAGCAATGTCTTCAGAGAAAAACTCGAAGAAAACATAAGGGAGAAAAACTTTATCCTAACAGAATTCCTGAAAGCAAGTCCGCTTGATGCAGGAGCTATTTACAACGAATATATGGGATATGCCGAGAGGCTCGTCAGTTTTATGGATAATATATCTATTGTTGTCGACGAGGCAAGGAAGGCGGGGAAAAACATCCTTTTCGAAGGCGCACAGGGTGCACAGCTCGACATAGACCATGGTACGTATCCGTTTGTCACATCCTCAAACACGATCGCCGGCAGCGCCTGCACAGGAACAGGCATAGGACCGAGCAAGATTGACGCTGTGGTGGGTGTCTGCAAGGCCTATACCACAAGGGTGGGCGCAGGACCATTTCCTACCGAGCTTAACGACGACATAGGGGCAAGGCTGCAGAAAAAAGGTGTGGAGTTCGGTGCCACCACAGGCAGAAGACGGCGCTGCGGTTGGCTGGACGGCGTAGTCCTGCAGGATGCCGTACGACTGAACGGACTGGATTATTTGGCGATTACAAAACTCGATGTCTTGAGCGGTATAGACCCGATCAAGATATGTACCTCATATGAAGTCAATGGGCATAGGCGCCTTGCCATGCCTGTGAACATAAACGAGATAGAGGCGGCTACGCCGGTCTATCAAGGCTGCAAGGGTTGGCATGAAGAACTAAAAGGCGCAAGATCCCTTGATGACATGCCGAAGGCCGCGCTTGACTACATAAAAACCATCGAAGAGATAGCAGGCATACCTACAATGTTGGTATCTGTCGGCCCATCAAGGGAAGAGACCATACTCGTCAAAAATCCGTTTGAAAGATCCTAA
- the polA gene encoding DNA polymerase I: protein MEKSNSNTSNTEYNSPLFLVDASSYLYRAYFAISRPFVTSKGLPTKAAYGVTSMIWKVLREKDPEFIAVIWDAKGPTFRHNLYKGYKANRPTMPDDLALQVPYVRNIVEALGLKQVEMAGYEADDIIATIARGVKDRPVLIVSGDKDLLQLINGHVTMWNPMKDEVMDLDAVREKFGIEPRRLLDVMALSGDASDNIPGVPGIGPKTALKLIQSYGSLDGLLTHLEGLPNGRLRENLLANKDNIPLWLKLVSLYDDVNVPLAVEVYRRMPPDQEKLRELFQQLEFTSFLKESAPGGKRLYVSSHIQDESKEPVFGVYELVRSKESLYRWVDMIKRVGRFTIDTETTHESPMLAELVGISICVDPPKAAYIPIGHKTGEPQADLKSVAEVLGSVISDANIKKVGQNIKYDLIVLENQGLRLAGIEGDTMLASYLIDPSMRRHNLGEISLELLGHKMTSFKEVTASQKKTKNFALVPVEIARDYSCEDAHVTALASEILWKRLKEADLWGLFTTLEVPLIRVLADMERSGVLVDKDGLDRLSFEFEQRIEIVEQEIYALAGGPFNINSTKQLSELLFERLDLPQLKKTRKKTGYSTDVEVLTELANHHELPQKILIYRNLVKLKSTYVDGLKKVINPKTGRVHTSFNQTVTATGRLSSSDPNLQNIPVRTEEGRRIRAVFIAKPGHLLLSADYSQIDLRVLAHYCRDDALIHAFKKDEDIHTRTAAEVYDIMPEFVTPEMRRVAKTVNFGIIYGMSAYGLARGLGIERRQAQEFIDRYFKRYPGVKRYMEDIVKEAREKGYVTTLLGRRRYIYDINNSNRATREAAERIAINTPIQGTAADIIKLAMLKVHEMLGANGSRAKMLLQVHDELVLEVPEDEIEEISRSVKEIMEGVIDLSVPLKVSMGAGKNWAEV from the coding sequence ATGGAAAAGTCAAATTCAAATACTTCAAATACAGAATACAACAGCCCGCTTTTTCTGGTCGATGCAAGTTCGTATCTTTATAGGGCTTACTTTGCCATATCGAGGCCTTTTGTCACAAGCAAAGGTCTTCCTACAAAGGCTGCATACGGGGTGACGAGTATGATATGGAAGGTGCTCCGTGAAAAGGATCCGGAGTTTATAGCCGTGATCTGGGATGCGAAAGGACCGACCTTTAGGCATAACCTCTACAAGGGTTATAAGGCAAATCGCCCTACTATGCCGGATGACCTTGCCCTTCAGGTGCCCTATGTGAGGAATATTGTTGAGGCCTTGGGATTGAAGCAGGTAGAGATGGCCGGTTACGAGGCGGATGATATCATCGCAACTATAGCAAGGGGTGTCAAAGATAGGCCGGTGTTGATAGTCTCCGGCGATAAAGACCTGCTTCAGCTTATAAACGGACATGTAACTATGTGGAACCCGATGAAGGATGAGGTCATGGACCTAGATGCGGTAAGGGAAAAATTTGGTATCGAACCGCGCAGGCTCCTTGATGTCATGGCGCTTTCAGGCGACGCCTCCGATAATATCCCAGGGGTACCTGGCATAGGGCCGAAGACGGCCCTGAAACTGATCCAGAGCTACGGCTCGTTAGATGGGCTTCTGACGCACCTTGAAGGGCTTCCAAACGGCAGACTCAGGGAGAACCTCTTGGCCAACAAAGACAATATACCTCTATGGCTGAAATTGGTAAGTCTTTATGATGATGTGAACGTGCCATTGGCTGTTGAAGTGTACCGAAGGATGCCGCCTGATCAAGAAAAATTGAGGGAGCTATTTCAACAGCTTGAATTTACGAGCTTTTTAAAGGAATCAGCCCCTGGCGGCAAGAGATTGTATGTCTCATCTCATATCCAGGATGAATCTAAAGAGCCCGTTTTTGGTGTATATGAACTCGTTCGATCTAAAGAGTCGCTTTATAGGTGGGTGGATATGATAAAGAGGGTGGGGCGTTTCACAATCGACACGGAGACCACCCATGAGTCCCCAATGTTGGCGGAGCTTGTAGGTATATCCATATGCGTCGACCCACCGAAGGCGGCATATATACCCATAGGCCACAAGACAGGCGAGCCTCAGGCCGACCTGAAGTCCGTGGCCGAGGTTTTAGGGTCTGTAATCTCAGACGCTAATATAAAGAAGGTCGGCCAGAACATCAAATATGACCTAATAGTCCTCGAAAACCAGGGTCTGAGGCTCGCCGGCATAGAAGGCGACACTATGCTTGCCTCATACCTCATCGACCCTTCCATGCGTCGGCACAATCTGGGCGAGATATCCCTTGAGCTTCTTGGCCATAAGATGACTTCATTTAAAGAGGTGACTGCATCTCAAAAAAAGACCAAGAATTTTGCCTTGGTGCCCGTCGAGATTGCCAGGGATTATTCATGTGAAGACGCACATGTAACCGCCCTTGCCAGTGAGATACTGTGGAAAAGGCTCAAGGAGGCCGATCTATGGGGCCTTTTTACGACCCTTGAGGTTCCGCTAATAAGGGTGCTTGCCGATATGGAACGGTCAGGGGTACTCGTGGATAAGGATGGACTTGACAGGCTCTCTTTTGAGTTTGAACAAAGGATAGAGATTGTTGAACAGGAGATATATGCCCTTGCTGGGGGTCCATTTAATATAAATTCTACGAAACAGCTCTCTGAACTCTTGTTCGAGCGGCTGGACCTCCCTCAGCTCAAAAAGACACGAAAAAAGACGGGCTATTCAACGGATGTCGAGGTCTTGACCGAGCTTGCAAACCATCATGAGCTGCCTCAGAAGATACTCATCTACCGCAATCTCGTAAAACTTAAATCAACATATGTGGATGGGCTTAAAAAGGTGATAAATCCTAAGACCGGGAGGGTGCATACATCCTTCAATCAGACAGTGACCGCCACCGGGCGGCTCTCTTCAAGCGACCCGAACCTCCAGAACATCCCTGTGCGGACGGAAGAAGGCAGAAGGATAAGGGCGGTCTTTATTGCAAAGCCAGGCCATCTGCTCTTGTCCGCGGACTATTCCCAGATTGATCTGAGGGTCCTTGCCCATTATTGCCGTGACGACGCGCTGATCCATGCCTTTAAAAAGGATGAGGACATCCATACCCGCACGGCCGCGGAGGTCTATGACATCATGCCTGAATTTGTAACGCCTGAGATGAGGCGCGTGGCAAAGACCGTAAATTTCGGGATCATCTATGGGATGAGTGCTTATGGTCTTGCCAGGGGTCTTGGCATTGAGAGGAGACAGGCCCAGGAATTCATAGACAGATATTTCAAGCGCTATCCAGGCGTCAAGAGATATATGGAAGATATTGTAAAGGAGGCGAGAGAAAAGGGATATGTAACTACCCTTCTTGGCAGGAGGAGATATATATATGACATCAACAATTCAAACCGCGCGACAAGAGAGGCTGCTGAAAGGATCGCGATCAACACCCCTATCCAGGGCACGGCCGCGGACATCATCAAGCTTGCCATGCTTAAGGTCCATGAAATGCTTGGGGCGAACGGATCTAGGGCGAAGATGCTCCTGCAGGTCCATGATGAGCTGGTGCTGGAGGTCCCTGAGGATGAGATTGAAGAGATATCGAGGTCTGTGAAGGAAATAATGGAAGGCGTCATTGATCTCAGCGTGCCGCTCAAGGTCAGCATGGGAGCCGGCAAAAATTGGGCCGAGGTATGA